A single Gemmatimonadales bacterium DNA region contains:
- a CDS encoding carboxylesterase family protein, with amino-acid sequence MALGCLLATPAALRGQDTTAGPRYLPAQIPAGAGRTEPVRIAGGLLRGTAATSGVRVFVGLPYAAPPVGELRWRAPRPAAPWKGVRDATRFGPRCMQLPVFSDMVFRSGGMSEDCLYLNVWAPARSAGRRLPVLVYFYGGGFIAGDGSELRYDGESLARRGVVVVTANYRLGVFGFLSLAELTRESLHRASGDYGLLDQVAALEWVRRNIAAFGGNPSRVTIGGESAGSISVCALMASPLSRRLIAGAIGESGGMIHPTFAPVPLADAERRGLEFARGVGAASLAGLRALPADSLLAAAGRPGSARFPATVDGWFLPASPAEIFAAGAQSRVPLLVGWNSVEADWRAQLAGADSTPRNYAAALERLFGAQAGEAMLILPGATPEQVMESGTLLAGATFTAYSTWKWAELQRRAGQPVYRYLYVHPRPAPVVPGPNPARPGAVHSAEIEYALGNLPTNKVYLWTAEDDSVSAAMESYFASFVKTGHPSGAGLPRWPAAEAGDSTQIMVLDARPRVGPAPHEDAYRFLDRFYTGSRGR; translated from the coding sequence CTGGCCCTGGGGTGCCTGCTGGCGACGCCCGCCGCACTTCGCGGACAGGACACCACGGCCGGGCCGCGCTATCTGCCCGCGCAGATCCCGGCCGGCGCGGGTCGAACCGAGCCGGTCCGGATCGCAGGCGGCCTGCTCCGGGGCACGGCGGCCACGAGCGGCGTGCGCGTATTCGTGGGGCTCCCCTACGCGGCGCCGCCCGTGGGGGAGCTGCGGTGGAGAGCGCCCCGGCCGGCCGCGCCGTGGAAGGGCGTGCGCGACGCCACCCGTTTCGGCCCGCGCTGCATGCAGCTCCCCGTCTTCAGCGACATGGTCTTCCGCTCCGGCGGCATGAGCGAGGACTGCCTCTACCTCAACGTGTGGGCTCCGGCACGCTCGGCGGGACGTCGGCTGCCGGTGCTGGTGTACTTCTACGGCGGCGGTTTCATCGCCGGCGACGGTTCCGAGCTGCGCTACGACGGCGAGAGCCTGGCGCGGCGCGGCGTCGTCGTGGTGACGGCGAATTACCGGCTGGGCGTGTTCGGCTTCCTGTCCCTGGCCGAGCTGACCCGCGAATCGCTCCACCGCGCATCCGGCGACTACGGGCTGCTCGACCAGGTGGCGGCGCTGGAGTGGGTGCGGCGCAACATCGCGGCGTTCGGCGGGAATCCGTCGCGCGTCACCATCGGCGGCGAATCGGCGGGCTCCATCTCCGTGTGCGCGCTGATGGCCTCGCCGCTGTCGCGCCGGCTCATCGCCGGCGCCATCGGCGAGAGCGGCGGGATGATCCATCCCACGTTCGCGCCGGTTCCGCTCGCCGATGCCGAGCGACGCGGCCTGGAGTTCGCTCGCGGCGTCGGCGCCGCGTCACTCGCGGGGCTGCGCGCCCTCCCGGCCGACAGCCTGCTCGCCGCCGCCGGCCGACCCGGAAGCGCGCGGTTCCCCGCGACCGTAGACGGCTGGTTCCTCCCGGCGAGCCCGGCCGAGATCTTCGCCGCGGGCGCGCAATCGCGCGTGCCCCTCCTGGTGGGATGGAACTCCGTGGAGGCGGACTGGCGTGCGCAGCTCGCGGGAGCGGATTCCACCCCGCGGAACTACGCCGCAGCTCTGGAGAGGCTCTTCGGTGCCCAGGCCGGCGAGGCGATGCTGATCCTCCCCGGCGCCACGCCGGAGCAAGTCATGGAGTCCGGCACCCTGCTGGCGGGCGCCACCTTCACCGCCTACAGCACGTGGAAGTGGGCCGAGCTGCAGCGCCGCGCCGGGCAGCCGGTGTACCGCTACCTCTATGTCCATCCGCGGCCGGCGCCGGTGGTGCCCGGACCCAACCCTGCTCGTCCCGGCGCGGTCCATTCCGCCGAGATCGAGTATGCCCTCGGCAACCTCCCCACCAACAAGGTGTACCTCTGGACGGCGGAGGACGACAGCGTTTCGGCGGCGATGGAGAGCTACTTCGCCAGCTTCGTGAAGACAGGGCACCCCAGCGGCGCCGGGCTGCCCCGCTGGCCCGCTGCCGAGGCGGGTGACAGCACGCAGATCATGGTGCTCGACGCCCGTCCGCGCGTGGGGCCTGCGCCGCACGAGGACGCGTACCGTTTTCTGGATCGGTTCTACACCGGCAGTCGCGGGCGCTGA
- a CDS encoding alpha-amylase family glycosyl hydrolase, whose protein sequence is MKRAAPVTLCAALALGATVTAAAQGPGPARMRGAVASASAPGAGRAARTEPPTRVRLPAGTVCYEVFVRSFYDSNGDGIGDLAGLIQKLDYINDGNPASKTDLGADCIWLMPVAASPSYHGYDVSDYYRVEPDYGTNADFTRLVAAAHRRGIRVLVDMVLNHTSDRNPWFQAALNDPASPYRRWYRFSPTPLGTGPWGEAAWHKSPVRDEYYWGVFSSVMPDLDYDTPAVRAEAKRIATFWLRDMGVDGFRLDAVPYLVEEGACLIGCPGTHRFLHEWAAHVDSVKPGAWTVGEAWGNIGAQLPYYPDQLSSYFTFEIADSLLAAVRRGTAGGLLAGYLRLQDTLPEDRWSPFLSNHDGTRTMTALGGDVARAKLAATLLLTLPGLPFVYYGEEIGMTGDKPDPRLRTPMQWSPVRGVGFTTGNPWESPQPDSLTASVAVENADPGSLLNLYRRLIHLRRANEALAAGRLVPLAAASPQVAAYLRREGSHAVLVIANLGATPASLVAISAGERTLPPGRYSPRSLLGGPDGAPLVVGADGRIAAYVPAATIAAGGSLVLDLARR, encoded by the coding sequence ATGAAGCGCGCGGCGCCGGTCACGCTGTGCGCCGCGCTCGCCCTCGGCGCCACCGTCACGGCGGCGGCCCAGGGCCCGGGGCCCGCCCGGATGCGCGGCGCGGTCGCCTCCGCGTCGGCGCCGGGCGCCGGGCGGGCGGCACGCACGGAGCCTCCGACGCGGGTCCGGCTTCCGGCGGGCACCGTCTGCTACGAGGTGTTCGTCCGCTCGTTCTACGACAGCAACGGGGACGGGATCGGCGACCTCGCGGGCCTGATCCAGAAGCTCGACTACATCAACGACGGGAACCCCGCCTCGAAGACCGACCTCGGCGCCGACTGCATCTGGCTGATGCCGGTGGCCGCGTCGCCCAGCTACCACGGGTACGACGTGAGCGACTACTATCGGGTCGAGCCCGACTACGGGACCAACGCGGACTTCACCCGCCTGGTGGCGGCGGCCCACCGCCGCGGCATCCGGGTGCTGGTGGACATGGTGCTGAATCACACCTCGGACCGGAACCCGTGGTTCCAGGCCGCGCTCAACGACCCCGCGTCGCCCTACCGCCGCTGGTACCGCTTCTCGCCGACGCCGCTGGGCACGGGCCCGTGGGGTGAGGCGGCCTGGCACAAGTCCCCCGTGCGGGACGAGTACTACTGGGGCGTGTTCTCGAGCGTCATGCCCGACCTCGACTACGACACGCCCGCCGTGCGAGCGGAGGCGAAGAGGATCGCCACCTTCTGGCTGCGGGACATGGGGGTGGACGGCTTCCGCCTCGACGCGGTGCCCTACCTCGTGGAGGAAGGCGCCTGCCTGATCGGCTGCCCGGGCACGCACCGGTTCCTGCACGAGTGGGCCGCACACGTCGACAGCGTGAAGCCCGGTGCGTGGACCGTGGGCGAGGCGTGGGGCAACATCGGCGCCCAACTGCCGTACTACCCGGACCAGCTCTCGTCGTACTTCACCTTCGAGATCGCGGACTCGCTCCTCGCGGCGGTGCGCCGCGGCACCGCGGGCGGCCTGCTCGCCGGGTACCTTCGGCTCCAGGACACGCTGCCCGAGGACCGCTGGTCGCCGTTCCTCAGCAACCACGACGGGACGCGCACCATGACGGCGCTGGGCGGCGACGTGGCTCGCGCGAAGCTGGCGGCGACGCTGCTGTTGACGCTGCCGGGCCTGCCGTTCGTGTACTACGGCGAGGAGATCGGGATGACGGGCGACAAGCCCGACCCGCGGCTGCGGACGCCGATGCAGTGGAGCCCGGTCCGCGGCGTGGGGTTCACCACCGGGAACCCATGGGAGAGCCCGCAGCCGGATTCCCTGACCGCGAGCGTCGCGGTGGAGAACGCCGACCCCGGCTCGCTGCTCAACCTGTACCGCCGGCTGATTCACCTGCGCCGCGCGAACGAGGCGCTCGCGGCCGGGAGGCTGGTGCCCCTTGCCGCCGCCAGCCCCCAGGTGGCCGCCTACCTGCGCCGCGAGGGCAGCCACGCGGTGCTGGTGATCGCGAACCTCGGCGCGACCCCGGCCTCGCTCGTCGCCATCAGCGCCGGCGAGCGCACCCTGCCGCCCGGGCGCTACTCGCCCCGGAGCCTGCTCGGCGGTCCTGACGGGGCGCCGCTCGTGGTGGGCGCCGACGGACGCATCGCGGCGTACGTTCCGGCCGCGACCATCGCCGCCGGCGGCAGCCTCGTCCTCGATCTCGCCCGCCGGTAG
- a CDS encoding alpha-amylase family protein, translating to MIRTFRITGTGLLALLAWACHEASTSPPSGTGVPPSRPTLPATYRPSGHMAAGDVFVHLFEWPWPDIATECEQVLGPAGFTAVQVSPPEEHSITPSHDWSERYQPVRYNIARSRSGDSAQFVDMVSRCRAVGVGIYVDAVINHMTNSPSPGTGSNGSAYTKYDYPGLYSPADFHPACTVTDYSNAANVQDCELLSLPDLNTELPSVRDTIAGYLIKLARVGVAGFRIDAAKHIQQVSLDSIFRIVDSTLTAEGRPIPYYFLEVSSGAGEALHPSDYYGEAYSSGGAADITEFTFSGVQDKFLENGGQFIAQLNPNGPPGAQFSPSAWGLMPSDKAVVFLENHDTQHTAGTIGYRDGNVFRVANVWMLAQPYGYPSILSAYAFNRPAENSMGPRSDGNGWTLPVSCAASLETAADDQFVCEHRDPYILRMVAFRKLVAGTDQNHWWDDGANAIAFSRGNKGFVAISREDTAVAAPVATGMTPGTYCDLLTGGLVGGACAGTSVVVDSTGTVQVRLPPVSAVAIDAANRTP from the coding sequence GTGATACGCACATTCCGCATCACCGGAACGGGGTTACTCGCGCTGCTCGCCTGGGCCTGCCACGAGGCGTCCACCTCGCCGCCGTCGGGCACCGGGGTACCGCCGAGCCGGCCGACGCTGCCGGCGACCTACCGCCCCAGCGGCCACATGGCGGCGGGCGACGTGTTCGTCCACCTGTTCGAGTGGCCGTGGCCCGACATCGCCACCGAGTGCGAGCAGGTGCTCGGGCCGGCCGGATTCACCGCGGTGCAGGTCTCGCCTCCCGAGGAACACAGCATCACGCCCAGCCACGACTGGAGCGAGCGCTACCAACCGGTGCGCTACAACATCGCGCGCAGCCGCTCGGGCGACAGCGCCCAGTTCGTGGACATGGTGAGCCGTTGCCGGGCCGTGGGCGTCGGCATCTACGTGGACGCCGTCATCAACCACATGACGAACTCCCCCAGTCCCGGCACCGGCAGCAACGGCAGCGCCTACACCAAGTACGACTATCCGGGGCTGTATTCTCCGGCAGATTTCCACCCGGCCTGCACGGTCACCGACTACAGCAACGCCGCGAACGTGCAGGATTGCGAGCTGCTCAGCCTGCCGGACCTCAACACGGAGCTGCCGTCGGTCCGGGACACGATCGCCGGCTACCTGATCAAGCTGGCGCGAGTGGGCGTGGCGGGCTTCCGCATCGACGCGGCGAAGCACATTCAGCAGGTCTCGCTCGACAGCATCTTCCGGATCGTGGACTCGACGCTGACGGCGGAGGGCCGCCCGATCCCGTATTACTTCCTCGAGGTGAGCAGCGGGGCGGGCGAGGCGCTGCATCCGAGCGACTACTACGGTGAGGCGTACAGCTCCGGCGGCGCAGCGGACATCACGGAGTTCACCTTCAGCGGCGTCCAGGACAAGTTCCTCGAGAACGGCGGGCAGTTCATCGCGCAGCTCAACCCGAACGGGCCGCCCGGCGCCCAGTTCTCGCCCTCGGCGTGGGGCCTGATGCCGTCGGACAAGGCCGTCGTGTTCCTCGAGAACCACGACACCCAGCACACCGCCGGGACCATCGGCTACCGCGACGGGAACGTGTTCCGCGTCGCGAACGTGTGGATGCTCGCGCAGCCCTACGGCTACCCGTCCATCCTGTCGGCCTACGCGTTCAACCGCCCCGCGGAAAACTCGATGGGCCCGCGGTCGGACGGGAACGGCTGGACACTGCCGGTGTCCTGCGCCGCGAGCCTCGAGACGGCCGCCGACGACCAGTTCGTGTGCGAGCACCGCGACCCGTACATCCTGCGCATGGTCGCCTTCCGCAAGCTCGTCGCGGGCACCGACCAGAACCACTGGTGGGATGACGGCGCGAACGCGATCGCCTTCTCGCGGGGCAACAAGGGGTTCGTGGCCATCAGCCGGGAGGACACCGCCGTGGCCGCGCCGGTCGCGACGGGAATGACGCCCGGGACCTACTGCGACCTCCTGACCGGGGGGCTGGTGGGCGGGGCGTGCGCCGGCACTTCCGTGGTCGTGGACTCGACCGGCACCGTCCAGGTGCGCCTGCCACCCGTCTCCGCCGTCGCGATAGACGCCGCCAACCGAACGCCGTGA
- a CDS encoding RagB/SusD family nutrient uptake outer membrane protein: MNLRILTASAAGAALLILGAAGCTDPTVKPKSTTAEGVVFANQNAYQQLLAKVYAGLALSGQQGPAGNPDLAGLDEGFSQYLRLYWELEELPTDEAAIAWGDQGLQPMNMQTWDASNGFITTMYSRIYYEIVLANDFLRLTTDAQIATNGGVSAAIHDSIQTYRAEARFLRALAYFHAIDFFGNVPLVTAIGTTPPPQSTRSDVYSFAVSELTAIQSSLPKAGLSSSYGRATDQAAEMLLAELYLNAGVFTGAPNWGGAMSAAQAVINSGAFSLASNFRLNFTADNNTSPEIIFQIPQDGLKEQSYGGVTFLEHAACGNSLSNTAIGIDGCWYGIRLKPQGDSLFDTTADHPVGDLRSGFFFTSGQSLGIADLSQFGQGYLAPKYTNMTSTGGAPQNPAFADTDFPVWRLAEAYLIFAEAALRGGSTADSATALTYVNLLRARAYGGASGNITKAQLTLPFVLAERGRELLWEAHRRTDLVRYGLFTGGTYLWAWKGGVVAGEATDACRDLYPFPTNELAANPYLKQNLCTGY, encoded by the coding sequence ATGAACCTCAGAATCCTCACGGCGTCCGCCGCCGGTGCCGCGCTCCTGATCCTGGGAGCGGCGGGCTGCACCGACCCGACGGTGAAGCCGAAGAGCACGACCGCGGAGGGCGTCGTCTTCGCGAACCAGAACGCGTACCAGCAGCTGCTGGCGAAGGTGTACGCCGGGCTCGCCCTCAGCGGGCAGCAGGGCCCCGCCGGCAATCCCGATCTCGCGGGCCTCGACGAAGGTTTCTCGCAGTATCTGCGGCTGTACTGGGAGCTGGAGGAGCTGCCGACGGACGAGGCGGCCATCGCCTGGGGTGACCAGGGCCTTCAGCCGATGAACATGCAGACGTGGGATGCGTCCAACGGGTTCATCACCACGATGTATTCGCGCATCTACTACGAAATCGTGCTGGCGAACGACTTCCTGCGGCTGACGACCGACGCCCAGATTGCGACGAACGGCGGCGTCAGCGCGGCGATCCACGACTCGATCCAGACGTACCGCGCCGAGGCCCGGTTCCTCCGCGCGCTGGCCTACTTCCACGCGATCGATTTCTTCGGCAACGTTCCGCTCGTGACCGCGATCGGCACGACGCCTCCGCCGCAGAGCACGCGGTCGGACGTGTACAGCTTCGCCGTGAGCGAGCTGACGGCCATCCAGAGCAGCCTGCCGAAGGCAGGGCTGAGCAGCTCCTACGGCCGCGCGACCGACCAGGCCGCGGAGATGCTGCTCGCCGAGCTGTACCTGAACGCCGGCGTCTTCACCGGGGCGCCGAACTGGGGCGGCGCCATGAGCGCGGCGCAGGCCGTGATCAACTCGGGCGCATTCAGCCTGGCCTCGAATTTCCGGCTGAACTTCACCGCCGACAACAACACGTCGCCCGAGATCATCTTCCAGATCCCCCAGGACGGCCTGAAAGAGCAGTCGTACGGCGGGGTGACGTTCCTGGAGCATGCCGCATGCGGGAACTCGTTGTCGAACACGGCGATCGGCATCGACGGCTGCTGGTATGGCATCCGCCTGAAGCCGCAGGGCGACAGCTTGTTCGACACGACGGCCGACCACCCGGTCGGTGACTTGCGCAGCGGGTTCTTCTTCACCAGCGGCCAGTCGCTCGGGATAGCCGACCTCAGCCAGTTCGGCCAGGGCTATCTGGCGCCCAAGTACACGAACATGACGTCGACTGGCGGGGCGCCGCAGAACCCGGCGTTCGCGGACACCGACTTCCCGGTGTGGCGGCTCGCCGAGGCGTACCTGATCTTCGCCGAGGCGGCGTTGCGTGGCGGCTCGACCGCCGATTCGGCGACCGCCCTCACCTACGTGAACCTGCTCCGCGCCCGGGCCTACGGAGGCGCGAGCGGCAACATCACCAAGGCTCAGCTCACGCTGCCCTTCGTTCTGGCGGAGCGCGGGCGGGAGTTGCTGTGGGAAGCCCACCGCCGGACGGACCTCGTCCGCTACGGGTTGTTCACCGGCGGCACCTACCTGTGGGCGTGGAAGGGCGGCGTCGTGGCCGGGGAGGCGACGGACGCATGCCGTGATCTGTATCCGTTCCCGACCAACGAGCTCGCGGCCAACCCGTACCTGAAGCAGAACCTCTGCACCGGCTACTGA
- a CDS encoding SusC/RagA family TonB-linked outer membrane protein codes for MKRGRYVIGALLALAWVAPLRAQEPGRVRGRVVDDASKQPLAAATVTIGTRATQTGADGHFVLTMPAGTDSLRVRMLGYAPVVQAVTVEAGQTVVVPDIGMTQQAVGLSEIVVVGYGQQRAGDITGAVTQLKVEDFNPGRIISPEQLVESKVAGVQVVDNNEPGGGISIRVRGATSVSSSSDPLYVIDGMPVSSGTNLNGISGGHDVLNYLNPNDIESITVLKDASAAAIYGTNAATGVVIITTKSGQGAPRVEYSGSMTSSSITRVPSMLNAAQFRAAVIQYDSAAGFSQLGTANTNWFDLVKRNGWGQEHNLVVSGSGVTSNYRLSFGYMNQEGVIKNSSTERISLGFNYDQHLFGDRLDVKANLRGARTVDEVLPGGVLSNAAQMGPTQPVYDATSATGYYNWPNNSLQSADNPLEILNTSESRGTTFHSVGNLQTDYSLPFLSALHWNTNLGYEISSITATQFTPSNIHPETKSGELGRLFSATPTNANTVFETYLDYAAPLNIVPGRIDVTGGYSYGYTYSDYPNVTLTGLSTNLLGINGDPQATNVSNSNFITETKQISFFGRVNYNLNDRYLVAASVRRDGSSKFSPDNAWGNFPALSAAWRISQEPFLRSFTPLSDLKLRASWAKDGNQGFGAYLYSTSFLQSNPQAQVAFGTTYIPTIRPSAVDPNITWEQTSSWDIGLDYGFLNQRITGAIDYYVKNTDHLINFVPIDPATNLSNYITTNVGSMRNKGLELSLSARILQGGRSKLGWTADFTAANNSNTITQVTPWGGAGAYIFTGGISGGVGSTIQILKAGLPNNSFWVCRQYYDPKTGKPVEGTFYSNVQNAAGDSIFTETPGNSCDSRGLHAEHSPAPTWILGHTSNFTYGNFDLSFTLRAWLGNYVYNNVASDEGFAAQLQRGSPYNLNTSFLKTGFLSAQYLSDLYLEDGSFLRMDNISLGYTFRYQGRQMRVYATVQNVFTITGYSGVDPTAGINGIDNNIYPRSRIVTGGLSVRL; via the coding sequence ATGAAACGAGGTCGGTACGTAATCGGTGCGCTCCTGGCACTGGCGTGGGTGGCGCCGCTGCGCGCACAAGAGCCGGGCAGGGTTCGCGGACGCGTCGTCGACGATGCGTCCAAGCAGCCCCTCGCCGCGGCCACCGTGACCATCGGCACCCGCGCCACGCAGACCGGCGCGGACGGTCACTTCGTCCTCACCATGCCGGCCGGCACGGACTCGCTGCGCGTGCGGATGCTCGGCTACGCGCCGGTGGTCCAGGCCGTCACGGTCGAGGCAGGCCAGACGGTCGTGGTGCCGGACATCGGCATGACCCAGCAGGCCGTGGGTCTGTCCGAGATCGTGGTCGTGGGCTACGGCCAGCAGCGGGCCGGCGACATCACCGGCGCCGTCACCCAGCTGAAGGTGGAGGACTTCAACCCCGGGCGCATCATCAGCCCGGAGCAGCTGGTCGAGAGCAAGGTCGCGGGCGTCCAGGTCGTGGACAACAACGAGCCGGGCGGCGGGATCTCGATCCGGGTCCGGGGCGCGACCTCGGTCAGCTCGAGCAGCGATCCGCTGTACGTGATTGACGGCATGCCGGTGTCTTCGGGGACCAACCTGAACGGGATCTCCGGCGGCCACGACGTCCTCAATTACCTCAATCCGAACGACATCGAGAGCATCACGGTCCTGAAGGACGCCTCGGCCGCGGCGATCTACGGCACCAACGCCGCCACCGGCGTCGTGATCATCACGACGAAGTCGGGGCAGGGCGCGCCGCGGGTGGAGTACAGCGGCAGCATGACGTCCTCGTCCATCACCCGCGTGCCGTCGATGTTGAACGCGGCGCAGTTCCGGGCTGCCGTGATCCAGTACGACTCGGCGGCCGGGTTCTCTCAGCTGGGCACGGCGAACACCAACTGGTTCGACCTCGTCAAGCGCAACGGCTGGGGCCAGGAGCACAACCTGGTCGTGTCCGGCTCGGGTGTGACCAGCAACTACCGCCTCTCCTTCGGCTACATGAACCAGGAGGGCGTGATCAAGAACAGCTCGACCGAGCGGATCTCGCTGGGCTTCAACTACGATCAGCACCTATTCGGCGATCGCCTCGACGTGAAGGCCAACCTCAGGGGCGCGCGCACGGTCGACGAGGTCCTGCCCGGCGGGGTGCTCTCCAACGCCGCGCAGATGGGGCCGACGCAGCCGGTCTACGATGCGACCAGCGCGACCGGCTACTACAACTGGCCCAACAACTCGCTCCAGTCGGCCGACAATCCGCTGGAGATCCTGAACACCTCCGAGTCGAGAGGCACGACCTTCCACAGCGTCGGCAATCTGCAGACGGATTACAGCCTGCCGTTCCTCTCGGCGCTGCACTGGAACACGAATCTCGGGTACGAGATCAGCTCGATCACGGCGACGCAGTTCACTCCGAGCAACATCCACCCCGAGACCAAGTCGGGCGAGCTCGGCCGCCTGTTCAGTGCCACCCCGACAAACGCCAACACCGTTTTCGAGACGTATCTGGATTACGCCGCGCCACTGAACATCGTGCCCGGCCGCATCGACGTCACCGGCGGGTATTCCTACGGGTACACGTACAGTGACTATCCCAATGTCACGCTGACCGGCCTCAGCACCAACCTGCTGGGGATCAACGGGGACCCGCAGGCGACCAACGTCTCGAACTCCAACTTCATCACCGAGACCAAGCAGATTTCGTTCTTCGGGCGCGTGAACTACAACCTGAACGACCGCTACCTGGTGGCGGCCAGCGTCCGCCGGGACGGCTCGTCCAAGTTCAGCCCGGACAACGCGTGGGGGAACTTCCCCGCCCTGTCCGCTGCGTGGCGCATTTCGCAGGAGCCGTTCCTACGCAGCTTCACTCCGCTCTCGGACCTCAAGCTCCGGGCGTCGTGGGCGAAGGACGGCAACCAGGGGTTCGGTGCGTACCTCTACAGCACGAGCTTCCTGCAGAGCAACCCGCAGGCGCAGGTGGCGTTCGGCACCACGTACATTCCGACGATCCGGCCGAGCGCGGTGGACCCGAACATCACGTGGGAGCAGACCAGCTCCTGGGACATCGGCCTCGATTACGGCTTCCTGAACCAGCGGATCACCGGGGCCATCGACTATTACGTCAAGAACACGGACCACCTGATCAACTTCGTGCCGATTGACCCGGCCACGAACCTGTCCAACTACATCACGACCAACGTCGGCAGCATGCGGAACAAGGGCCTCGAGCTCAGCCTGAGCGCCCGCATCCTCCAGGGCGGGCGGAGCAAGCTCGGCTGGACCGCCGACTTCACCGCCGCCAACAACTCGAACACCATCACGCAGGTGACGCCGTGGGGCGGTGCCGGGGCGTACATCTTCACCGGCGGCATCTCCGGCGGCGTGGGCAGCACGATCCAGATCCTCAAGGCGGGGCTGCCGAACAACAGCTTCTGGGTCTGCCGGCAGTACTACGACCCGAAGACCGGGAAGCCGGTCGAGGGCACCTTCTACAGCAACGTCCAGAACGCGGCGGGCGACAGCATCTTCACCGAAACGCCCGGCAACAGCTGCGACTCCCGCGGCCTCCACGCGGAGCACAGCCCCGCGCCGACGTGGATCCTGGGGCATACCTCCAACTTCACGTACGGCAACTTCGACCTGAGCTTCACGCTGCGGGCGTGGCTCGGGAACTACGTGTACAACAACGTCGCGTCCGACGAGGGCTTTGCGGCGCAGCTGCAGCGCGGGTCGCCGTACAACCTGAACACCTCGTTCCTCAAGACCGGGTTCTTGTCGGCGCAGTATCTGTCGGACCTCTACCTCGAGGACGGGTCGTTCCTGCGGATGGACAACATCTCGCTGGGCTATACGTTCCGGTATCAGGGTCGTCAGATGCGCGTCTACGCCACGGTGCAGAACGTCTTCACGATCACCGGGTATAGCGGCGTGGATCCGACCGCGGGGATCAACGGCATCGACAACAACATCTACCCCCGCTCGCGTATCGTCACCGGCGGCCTGAGTGTCCGGCTTTAG